From the Lolium rigidum isolate FL_2022 chromosome 2, APGP_CSIRO_Lrig_0.1, whole genome shotgun sequence genome, one window contains:
- the LOC124691553 gene encoding putative pentatricopeptide repeat-containing protein At1g68930, with the protein MSRPLCNHYAALLSSSAAAGSRNGARISAAVHCLILRTVPHPPPTYLLNHLLTAYARSGRLGLARARRLFDAMPDPNLFTRNALLSALARARLLLDMERLFASMPERDAVSYNALIAGFSGAGAPARAAGAYRALLAEEGVRPSRITMSGMVMAASALGDRALGRQVHCQVLQLGFGAYAFTGSPLVDMYAKMGLIGDAKRVFDEMEGRNVVMYNTMITGLLRCKMVAEARGLFETMADRDSITWTAMVTGLARNGLPSEALDVFRRMRAAGVGIDQYTFGSILTACGALAASEEGKQVHAYVIRTLYEDNVFVGSALVDMYSKCRSIRSAEAVLRRMTCKNIVSWTAMIVGYGQNGCGEEAVRVFSEMQRDGIKPDDFTLGSVISSCANLASLEEGAQFHCVALVSGLRPYITVSNALVTLYGKCGSIEDAHRLFDEMTVHDQVSWTALVTGYAQFGKAKETMDLFEKMLSKGVKPDGVTFIGVLSACSRSGLVEKGRSYFQSMQEDHGIVPLDDHYTCMIDLYSRSGRLKEAEEFIRQMPRCPDAIGWATLLSSSRLRGDMETGKWAAENLLKVDPQNPASYVLLCSMHASKGEWSEVAQLRRGMRDRQVKKEPGCSWIKYKNKVYIFSADDQSHPFSRTIYDKLQWLNSKMVEEGYKPDVSSVLHDVADSEKVQMLSNHSEKLAIAFGLIFVPPEMQIRIVKNLRVCVDCHNATKFISKITGRDILVRDAVRFHKFSNGICSCGDFW; encoded by the coding sequence ATGAGCCGCCCACTGTGCAACCACTACGccgccctgctctcctcctccgccgccgccggcagccgcaaTGGCGCCCGCATCTCCGCCGCCGTCCACTGCCTCATCCTCCGGACCGTCCCGCACCCGCCGCCCACCTACCTCCTCAACCACCTCCTCACGGCCTACGCCAGGTCCGGCCGCCTCGgcctcgcgcgcgcgcgccgcctgtTCGACGCAATGCCGGACCCCAACCTCTTCACCCGCAACGCGCTCCTCTCGGCGCTGGCCCGCGCGCGGCTCCTCCTGGACATGGAGCGGCTCTTCGCGTCCATGCCCGAGCGCGACGCCGTCTCCTACAACGCGCTCATCGCCGGGttctccggcgccggcgccccCGCGCGGGCCGCGGGTGCCTACCGCGCCCTGCTCGCGGAGGAGGGGGTCAGACCGAGCCGCATCACGATGTCCGGCATGGTCATGGCCGCGTCGGCGCTCGGCGACCGCGCGCTCGGCCGGCAGGTGCACTGCCAGGTGCTGCAGCTCGGGTTCGGGGCGTACGCCTTCACGGGCAGCCCGCTCGTCGACATGTATGCCAAGATGGGGCTCATCGGGGACGCCAAGCGCGTCTTTGATGAGATGGAGGGCAGGAACGTGGTGATGTACAATACCATGATCACGGGGCTGCTCCGGTGCAAGATGGTTGCGGAGGCGAGGGGGCTGTTTGAGACGATGGCTGACAGGGACTCCATCACCTGGACCGCGATGGTCACGGGGCTGGCGCGGAACGGGCTGCCGTCGGAGGCGCTGGATGTTTTCAGGAGGATGAGGGCAGCAGGTGTCGGCATTGATCAGTACACTTTTGGAAGCATCCTGACAGCCTGTGGTGCCCTTGCTGCCTCGGAAGAGGGGAAGCAGGTCCATGCCTACGTGATCAGAACACTGTATGAGGACAATGTATTTGTCGGAAGCGCGCTTGTTGACATGTACTCCAAGTGCAGGAGCATCAGATCGGCGGAAGCCGTCTTGAGAAGGATGacatgcaaaaacatcgtctcgtgGACTGCGATGATTGTCGGCTACGGACAGAATGGGTGTGGTGAGGAGGCTGTGCGGGTGTTCTCGGAGATGCAGAGGGACGGCATTAAGCCTGATGATTTCACTCTTGGCAGTGTCATCAGCTCTTGCGCTAATCTTGCGAGCCTGGAAGAGGGGGCTCAGTTCCactgcgtggcgctcgtatcggggCTGAGGCCGTACATTACGGTGTCTAATGCACTAGTAACCCTGTACGGGAAGTGCGGCAGCATCGAGGACGCGCACCGCCTGTTCGATGAGATGACGGTTCATGATCAGGTGTCATGGACAGCCCTCGTCACGGGTTATGCCCAGTTTGGGAAGGCAAAAGAAACAATGGATCTGTTTGAGAAGATGTTGTCTAAGGGTGTGAAACCGGACGGCGTAACGTTCATCGGGGTCCTTTCTGCTTGTAGCCGTTCAGGGCTTGTGGAGAAAGGCCGCAGCTACTTCCAGTCTATGCAGGAGGACCACGGTATTGTACCCTTGGATGATCACTACACTTGCATGATTGACCTGTATAGCAGATCAGGGAGGTTGAAAGAAGCTGAGGAGTTCATAAGGCAGATGCCACGCTGTCCTGATGCTATTGGATGGGCGACATTGCTGAGCTCGAGCAGGTTGCGCGGTGATATGGAGACCGGGAAATGGGCTGCCGAGAATCTCTTGAAAGTTGATCCTCAAAACCCAGCGAGCTATGTATTACTGTGCAGCATGCATGCTTCTAAAGGTGAATGGAGCGAGGTTGCCCAGCTGAGGCGTGGGATGAGGGATAGGCAAGTGAAGAAAGAACCAGGCTGCAGCTGGATCAAGTATAAGAATAAAGTCTACATATTCTCAGCGGATGACCAGTCTCACCCCTTCTCCAGAACAATTTATGATAAGCTACAGTGGCTCAACTCTAAGATGGTGGAAGAAGGGTATAAGCCTGATGTCAGTTCAGTGCTGCACGATGTAGCGGATTCTGAGAAGGTTCAAATGCTCAGCAATCATAGTGAGAAGCTTGCAATTGCATTTGGCTTGATTTTTGTTCCACCAGAAATGCAGATTCGGATTGTCAAGAATCTACGGGTCTGTGTGGATTGTCATAATGCTACCAAATTCATCTCTAAGATAACTGGGCGTGATATTCTTGTGAGAGACGCTGTCAGATTTCACAAGTTCAGCAATGGCATTTGCTCATGTGGGGACTTCTGGTAA